One Pseudomonas muyukensis DNA segment encodes these proteins:
- the pheA gene encoding prephenate dehydratase, protein MSDQELKALRVRIDSLDEKILELISERARCAQEVAKVKTASLAEGETPVFYRPEREAAVLKRVMERNNGPLDNEEMARLFREIMSSCLALEEPLKVAYLGPEGTFTQAAAMKHFGHAVVSRPMAAIDEVFREVAAGAVNFGVVPVENSTEGAVSHTLDSFLEHDMVICGEVELRIHHHLLVGENTKTDSITRIYSHAQSLAQCRKWLDAHYPNVERVAVSSNAEAAKRVKGEWNSAAIAGDMAANLYGLARLAEKIEDRPDNSTRFLMIGSQEVPPTGDDKTSIIVSMSNKPGALHELLVPFHENGIDLTRIETRPSRSGKWTYVFFIDFVGHHRDPLIKAVLEQISQEAVALKVLGSYPKAVL, encoded by the coding sequence ATGTCCGACCAGGAACTCAAGGCACTGCGCGTGCGCATCGACAGCCTCGACGAGAAGATCCTCGAGCTGATCAGCGAGCGCGCCCGCTGCGCCCAGGAAGTGGCCAAGGTCAAGACGGCGTCGCTGGCCGAAGGCGAAACCCCGGTGTTCTACCGCCCAGAGCGCGAAGCTGCGGTGCTCAAGCGGGTGATGGAGCGCAACAATGGCCCGCTGGACAACGAAGAGATGGCGCGGCTGTTCCGCGAAATCATGTCGTCGTGCCTGGCTCTCGAGGAGCCCCTGAAAGTGGCGTACCTCGGCCCTGAGGGGACCTTCACCCAGGCCGCGGCCATGAAGCATTTCGGCCATGCCGTGGTCAGCCGCCCGATGGCGGCCATCGACGAGGTGTTCCGCGAAGTGGCGGCCGGTGCCGTCAACTTCGGCGTGGTGCCGGTGGAAAACTCCACCGAGGGCGCGGTCAGCCACACCCTGGACAGCTTCCTCGAGCACGACATGGTGATCTGTGGCGAGGTCGAGCTGCGTATCCACCACCACCTGCTGGTGGGCGAGAACACCAAGACCGACAGCATCACCCGCATCTACTCCCACGCCCAGTCGCTGGCCCAGTGCCGCAAGTGGCTGGATGCCCACTACCCGAACGTCGAGCGGGTGGCGGTGTCGAGCAACGCCGAGGCGGCCAAGCGGGTCAAGGGCGAGTGGAACTCGGCGGCGATCGCCGGCGACATGGCGGCCAACCTGTATGGCCTGGCTCGTCTGGCCGAGAAGATCGAGGATCGTCCGGACAACTCCACGCGCTTCCTGATGATCGGCAGCCAGGAAGTGCCGCCGACCGGCGACGACAAGACGTCGATCATCGTCTCCATGAGCAACAAGCCGGGGGCGCTGCATGAACTGCTGGTGCCGTTCCACGAGAACGGTATCGACCTGACGCGCATCGAGACCCGTCCGTCGCGTAGCGGCAAGTGGACCTACGTGTTTTTCATCGACTTCGTCGGCCACCACCGCGACCCGCTGATCAAGGCCGTGCTGGAACAAAT
- the serC gene encoding 3-phosphoserine/phosphohydroxythreonine transaminase: MSKRAFNFCAGPAALPDAVLQRAQAEMLDWRGKGLSVMEMSHRSDDYVAIAEKAEQDLRDLLSVPSNYKVLFLQGGASQQFAEIPLNLLPENGTADYVETGIWSKKAIEEARRFGNVNVAASAKPYDYLAIPGQNEWQLSSNAAYVHYASNETIGGLQFDWVPETGDVPLVVDMSSDILSRPTDVSQFGMIYAGAQKNIGPSGLVVVIVREDLLGRARSSCPTMLDYKIAADNGSMYNTPATYSWYLSGLVFEWLKEQGGVEAMEQRNRAKKDRLYGFIDSSEFYTNPISHNARSWMNVPFRLADERLDKAFLAGAEARGLLNLKGHRSVGGMRASIYNALGLEAVEALVNYMEVFEKEHG; encoded by the coding sequence GTGAGCAAACGAGCCTTTAACTTCTGCGCAGGCCCTGCCGCGCTTCCCGACGCTGTCCTGCAGCGTGCCCAGGCCGAAATGCTGGATTGGCGTGGCAAGGGGTTGTCGGTGATGGAAATGAGCCACCGCAGCGACGACTACGTGGCCATCGCCGAGAAGGCCGAGCAGGACCTGCGCGACCTGCTGTCCGTCCCCTCCAACTACAAGGTGCTGTTCCTGCAGGGCGGCGCCAGCCAGCAGTTCGCCGAGATCCCGCTGAACCTGCTGCCGGAAAACGGCACCGCCGACTACGTCGAGACCGGCATCTGGTCGAAGAAGGCCATCGAAGAGGCGCGCCGCTTCGGTAACGTCAACGTCGCCGCCAGCGCCAAGCCCTACGACTACCTGGCCATCCCGGGCCAGAACGAGTGGCAGCTGAGCAGCAACGCCGCTTATGTTCACTACGCCTCCAACGAAACCATCGGCGGCCTGCAGTTCGACTGGGTGCCCGAGACCGGTGATGTGCCGCTGGTGGTCGACATGTCCTCCGACATCCTCTCGCGCCCGACCGACGTGTCGCAGTTCGGCATGATCTACGCCGGTGCGCAGAAGAACATCGGCCCCAGCGGCCTGGTGGTGGTGATCGTCCGTGAAGACCTGCTGGGTCGCGCCCGCAGCAGTTGCCCGACCATGCTCGACTACAAGATCGCGGCCGACAACGGCTCGATGTACAACACCCCGGCCACCTACTCCTGGTACCTCTCGGGCCTGGTGTTCGAGTGGCTCAAGGAGCAGGGTGGCGTCGAGGCCATGGAGCAGCGCAACCGCGCCAAGAAAGACCGGCTGTACGGTTTCATCGACAGCAGCGAGTTCTACACCAACCCGATCAGCCACAACGCCCGTTCGTGGATGAACGTGCCGTTCCGCCTGGCCGACGAGCGCCTGGACAAGGCCTTCCTGGCCGGTGCCGAGGCCCGTGGCCTGCTCAATCTCAAGGGGCACCGCTCGGTTGGCGGCATGCGTGCCTCGATCTATAACGCCTTGGGCCTGGAGGCCGTCGAGGCACTGGTTAACTACATGGAAGTATTCGAAAAGGAGCATGGATGA
- the ubiG gene encoding bifunctional 2-polyprenyl-6-hydroxyphenol methylase/3-demethylubiquinol 3-O-methyltransferase UbiG, with amino-acid sequence MSNVDHAEIAKFEALAHRWWDRESEFKPLHDINPLRVNWIDERVSLAGKKVLDVGCGGGILSEAMAQRGATVTGIDMGEAPLAVAQLHQLESGVAVEYRQITAEALAEEMPEQFDVVTCLEMLEHVPDPSSVIRACYRMVKPGGQVFFSTINRNPKAYLLAIIGAEYILKMLPRGTHDFKKFIRPSELGAWSRAAGLEVKDIIGLTYNPLTKHYKLNNDVDVNYMIQTLREE; translated from the coding sequence ATGAGCAACGTCGACCACGCCGAAATCGCCAAGTTCGAAGCCCTGGCCCACCGCTGGTGGGACCGCGAGAGCGAGTTCAAGCCGCTGCACGACATCAACCCGCTGCGGGTCAACTGGATCGACGAGCGCGTCAGCCTGGCCGGCAAGAAGGTGCTGGACGTCGGCTGCGGCGGCGGCATCCTAAGTGAAGCCATGGCCCAGCGCGGCGCCACGGTCACTGGCATCGACATGGGCGAGGCACCGCTGGCGGTGGCCCAGCTGCACCAGCTGGAATCCGGCGTTGCCGTCGAGTACCGGCAGATCACCGCCGAAGCCCTGGCCGAGGAAATGCCCGAGCAGTTCGACGTGGTCACCTGCCTGGAGATGCTCGAGCACGTGCCGGACCCTTCGTCGGTGATCCGCGCCTGCTACCGCATGGTCAAGCCTGGCGGGCAGGTGTTCTTCTCGACCATCAACCGCAACCCCAAGGCCTACCTGCTGGCGATCATCGGCGCCGAGTACATCCTCAAGATGCTGCCGCGCGGCACCCACGACTTCAAGAAGTTCATCCGCCCCTCCGAGCTGGGGGCCTGGAGCCGCGCCGCCGGCCTTGAGGTCAAGGACATCATCGGCCTGACCTACAACCCGCTGACCAAGCACTACAAGCTGAACAACGACGTCGACGTCAACTACATGATCCAGACCCTGCGCGAGGAATGA
- the gyrA gene encoding DNA gyrase subunit A codes for MGELAKEILPVNIEDELRQSYLDYAMSVIVGRALPDARDGLKPVHRRVLYAMSELGNDWNKPYKKSARVVGDVIGKYHPHGDTAVYDTIVRMAQPFSLRYLLVDGQGNFGSVDGDNAAAMRYTEVRMAKLAHELLADLHKETVDWVPNYDGTEQIPAVMPTKIPNLLVNGSSGIAVGMATNIPPHNLGEVIDGCLALIDNSDITVDELMQFIPGPDFPTAGLINGRQGIIEAYRTGRGRIYMRARSEIEDIDKVGGRQQIVVTELPYQLNKARLIEKIAELVKEKKIEGITELRDESDKDGMRIVIELRRGEVPEVVLNNLYQQTQLQSVFGINIVALIDGRPRLLNLKDLLEAFVRHRREVVTRRTVFELRKARERGHILEGQAVALSNIDPVIALIKASPTPSEAKEALISTAWESSAVQVMVERAGAESCRPEDLPEQYGLREGKYYLSPEQAQAILDLRLHRLTGLEHEKLLAEYQEILAQIGELIRILSSAERLMEVIREELEAIRAEYGDARRTEILNASHDLNYGDMIPEEERVVTISHGGYAKTQPLSAYQAQRRGGKGKSATGVKDEDYIEHLLVANSHATLLLFSSKGKVYWKKTYEIPEASRAARGRPLVNLLPLEEGERITAMLQIDLEALQQSAGADEELEDAEDTVLEGEVVEVEEIDEEDGDTPEWLAEPTGAYIFMATASGTVKKTPLVQFARPRSNGLIALKLKEGDTLIAAAITDGAKEVMMFSDAGKVIRFAESVVREMGRNARGVRGMKLGKGQQIISMLIPESGAQILTASERGFGKRTPLSKFPRRGRGGQGVIAMGTKGRNGLLIGAIQVQEGEEIMLISDQGTLVRTRVGEVSSLSRNTQGVTLIKLASDETLVGLERVQEPSEEELDELLETDEEGTPLDAVDEDSAGAEEAPQE; via the coding sequence ATGGGCGAACTGGCCAAAGAAATCCTCCCGGTCAATATCGAAGACGAACTGAGACAGTCTTACCTCGACTACGCGATGAGCGTTATTGTCGGGCGAGCGCTGCCCGATGCGCGTGATGGCTTGAAGCCCGTGCATCGTCGCGTTCTGTATGCGATGAGCGAACTGGGCAACGACTGGAACAAGCCGTACAAGAAATCCGCCCGTGTGGTCGGTGACGTGATCGGTAAGTACCACCCGCACGGCGATACCGCCGTGTACGACACCATCGTGCGCATGGCCCAGCCATTCTCGCTGCGCTACCTGCTGGTCGACGGCCAGGGCAACTTCGGTTCGGTGGACGGCGACAACGCCGCGGCCATGCGATACACCGAAGTGCGCATGGCCAAGCTGGCCCACGAGCTGCTGGCCGACCTGCACAAGGAAACCGTCGACTGGGTGCCCAACTACGACGGCACCGAGCAGATCCCGGCGGTCATGCCGACCAAGATCCCCAACCTGCTGGTCAACGGTTCCAGCGGTATCGCCGTGGGCATGGCCACCAACATCCCGCCGCACAACCTGGGCGAGGTGATCGACGGCTGCCTGGCGCTGATCGACAATTCCGACATCACGGTCGATGAACTGATGCAGTTCATCCCGGGGCCGGACTTCCCGACCGCCGGCCTGATCAACGGTCGTCAAGGTATCATCGAGGCCTATCGCACCGGCCGTGGTCGCATCTACATGCGCGCCCGCTCGGAAATCGAAGACATCGACAAGGTCGGTGGCCGCCAGCAGATCGTCGTCACCGAGCTGCCGTACCAGCTGAACAAGGCGCGGCTGATCGAGAAGATCGCCGAGCTGGTCAAAGAGAAGAAGATCGAAGGCATCACCGAGCTGCGCGACGAGTCCGACAAGGACGGCATGCGCATCGTCATCGAGCTGCGTCGCGGCGAGGTGCCGGAGGTGGTGCTCAACAACCTCTACCAGCAGACCCAGCTGCAGAGCGTGTTCGGCATCAACATCGTCGCCCTGATCGACGGTCGTCCGCGCCTGCTGAACCTCAAGGACCTGCTCGAGGCCTTCGTCCGTCACCGCCGTGAAGTGGTGACCCGCCGTACCGTGTTCGAGCTGCGCAAGGCCCGCGAGCGTGGCCATATCCTCGAAGGCCAGGCGGTCGCGCTGTCCAACATCGACCCGGTCATCGCCCTGATCAAGGCTTCGCCGACGCCGTCCGAGGCCAAGGAAGCGCTGATCAGCACCGCCTGGGAATCCAGCGCCGTGCAGGTCATGGTCGAGCGTGCCGGCGCCGAATCCTGCCGCCCCGAAGACCTGCCGGAGCAGTACGGCCTGCGCGAGGGCAAGTACTACCTGTCGCCGGAACAGGCCCAGGCGATCCTCGACCTGCGCCTGCACCGCCTGACCGGCCTGGAGCACGAGAAGCTGCTGGCCGAGTACCAGGAAATCCTCGCCCAGATCGGCGAGCTGATCCGCATCCTCAGCAGCGCCGAGCGCCTGATGGAGGTGATCCGCGAGGAGCTGGAAGCGATCCGCGCCGAATATGGCGATGCCCGTCGCACCGAAATCCTCAATGCCAGCCACGACCTCAACTACGGCGACATGATCCCGGAAGAAGAGCGCGTGGTGACCATTTCCCACGGCGGCTACGCGAAAACCCAGCCGCTGTCCGCCTACCAGGCCCAGCGCCGCGGTGGCAAGGGCAAGTCGGCTACCGGCGTGAAGGACGAGGACTACATCGAGCACCTGCTGGTTGCCAACAGCCATGCGACCCTGCTGCTGTTCTCCAGCAAGGGCAAGGTGTACTGGAAGAAGACCTACGAAATTCCAGAGGCCTCCCGCGCCGCCCGTGGTCGCCCGCTGGTCAACCTGCTGCCGCTGGAAGAAGGTGAGCGCATCACCGCCATGCTGCAGATCGACCTGGAGGCCCTGCAGCAGAGCGCAGGCGCCGACGAAGAGCTGGAGGACGCGGAAGACACCGTGCTCGAAGGCGAGGTGGTCGAGGTCGAGGAAATCGACGAGGAAGACGGCGACACCCCTGAGTGGTTGGCCGAGCCGACCGGCGCCTACATCTTCATGGCCACCGCCTCCGGTACCGTGAAGAAGACCCCGCTGGTGCAGTTCGCCCGTCCGCGCTCCAACGGCCTGATCGCCCTGAAGCTCAAGGAAGGTGACACCCTGATTGCCGCGGCCATCACCGACGGTGCCAAGGAAGTCATGATGTTCTCCGACGCGGGCAAGGTGATTCGCTTTGCCGAGAGCGTGGTTCGCGAAATGGGCCGTAACGCCCGTGGTGTACGCGGCATGAAGCTGGGCAAGGGCCAGCAGATCATCTCCATGCTGATCCCGGAATCCGGCGCGCAGATCCTCACCGCCTCCGAGCGTGGCTTCGGCAAGCGCACCCCGCTGTCCAAGTTCCCGCGTCGCGGCCGTGGCGGCCAGGGCGTGATCGCCATGGGCACCAAGGGGCGCAACGGCCTGCTGATCGGTGCGATCCAGGTGCAGGAAGGTGAAGAGATCATGCTGATCTCCGACCAGGGCACGCTGGTGCGTACACGGGTCGGTGAAGTCTCCAGCCTGAGCCGCAACACCCAGGGCGTGACCCTGATCAAGCTGGCCAGTGACGAAACCCTGGTCGGCTTGGAGCGTGTCCAGGAGCCATCCGAGGAAGAGCTCGACGAACTGCTCGAGACGGACGAGGAGGGCACCCCGCTCGATGCGGTGGACGAGGACAGCGCTGGCGCCGAAGAGGCACCGCAGGAATAA
- a CDS encoding TRZ/ATZ family hydrolase, translating to MPSAPPLLDLLLVPAWLVPVEPAGVVLQGHALGIRDGQIAWLGPRERAPQAKAVRELPDCLLAPGLINAHGHAAMALFRGLADDLPLMTWLKEHIWPAEGRWVDETFVRDGTDLAIAEQLKGGITCFADMYFFPRAACERIQRSGIRAQVAVPLLDFPIPGARTPDEALHQAIELFDELRHQPRISVALGPHAPYTVSDANLEKIRIIADQLDAPLHMHIHETAGEVEQALKDNGERPLARLARLGLLGPNLQAVHMTQVSDDDLALLVESNTSVIHCPESNLKLASGFCPVERLWQAGVNVAVGTDGAASNNDLDLLGETRTAALLAKAVAGSATALDAHRALRMATLNGARALGLEALTGSLEVGKAADLVAFDLSGLQQQPVHDPVSQLIYATGRECVKDVWVAGQQLVDERRLTQMDEAALAANARAWGARIGGRNE from the coding sequence ATGCCCAGTGCCCCTCCCCTCCTCGACCTGCTGCTCGTACCGGCCTGGCTGGTCCCCGTGGAGCCGGCGGGCGTGGTCTTGCAAGGCCATGCGCTGGGCATCCGCGACGGCCAGATCGCCTGGCTTGGCCCGCGCGAGCGCGCGCCGCAGGCCAAGGCCGTGCGCGAACTGCCGGACTGCCTGCTGGCGCCCGGGCTGATCAACGCCCACGGGCACGCGGCCATGGCCCTGTTCCGCGGCCTGGCCGACGACCTGCCGCTGATGACCTGGCTCAAGGAGCACATCTGGCCGGCCGAAGGCCGCTGGGTCGACGAGACCTTCGTGCGCGACGGCACCGACCTGGCCATCGCCGAACAGCTCAAGGGCGGCATCACCTGCTTCGCCGACATGTACTTCTTCCCCCGCGCGGCCTGCGAGCGGATACAGCGCAGCGGCATACGCGCGCAGGTCGCGGTGCCGCTGCTGGACTTCCCGATCCCCGGCGCGCGCACCCCGGACGAAGCCCTGCACCAGGCCATCGAGCTGTTCGACGAACTGCGCCACCAGCCGCGCATCAGCGTCGCCCTTGGCCCGCATGCGCCGTACACGGTCAGTGACGCCAACCTGGAAAAGATCCGCATCATCGCCGACCAGCTCGACGCCCCGCTGCACATGCATATCCACGAAACCGCCGGCGAAGTCGAGCAGGCGCTCAAGGACAACGGCGAGCGCCCCTTGGCGCGCCTCGCCCGCCTGGGCTTGCTGGGGCCGAACCTGCAGGCGGTGCACATGACCCAGGTCAGCGACGACGACCTGGCCCTGCTGGTAGAAAGCAACACCAGCGTGATCCACTGCCCCGAATCCAACCTCAAGCTGGCCAGTGGTTTCTGCCCGGTGGAGCGCCTGTGGCAGGCCGGGGTCAACGTTGCCGTCGGCACCGACGGCGCAGCCAGCAACAACGACCTCGACCTGCTCGGCGAAACCCGCACCGCCGCCCTGCTGGCCAAGGCCGTGGCCGGCTCGGCCACCGCCCTGGACGCCCACCGCGCGCTGCGCATGGCCACGCTCAATGGCGCCCGGGCGCTGGGGCTGGAGGCGCTCACCGGCTCGCTCGAAGTGGGCAAGGCCGCCGACCTGGTGGCGTTCGACCTGTCCGGCCTGCAACAGCAGCCGGTGCACGATCCGGTGTCGCAATTGATCTACGCCACCGGCCGCGAGTGCGTGAAGGATGTTTGGGTCGCTGGCCAGCAGCTGGTCGACGAGCGCCGCCTGACACAGATGGACGAAGCCGCGCTGGCCGCCAACGCCCGCGCCTGGGGAGCCCGCATCGGCGGGCGCAACGAATGA
- the mtnA gene encoding S-methyl-5-thioribose-1-phosphate isomerase, protein MREQLMAAETVVAIEWRDGALHLLDQRLLPLEQLWLTCSSVEDVAEAIGDMAVRGAPAIGICAAYGLVLALRQRLAEGGDWEESLEEDFLILGEARPTPANLFWALNRMRERLQRLRPGEDVLAAMEAEAIAIHQSDREANLTMAQFGVEQIRRHQGSEQALLTHGNAGALATGGFGTALGVIRAATLEGMVEQVYACESRPWLQGSRLTAWELAADGVPVTVVADAAAGHLMKTKGITWVVVGADCIAANGDVAAKIGTYQMAVAAMHHGLRFMVVAPSTSIDLNLASGEEIPLEVRGVEELLEVDGIQVTADVEAYNPVVDVTPADLIDVIVTEKGIVERPDAAKIAQLMCRKRLH, encoded by the coding sequence ATGCGCGAGCAACTGATGGCGGCGGAGACCGTGGTGGCGATCGAGTGGCGCGATGGCGCGTTGCACCTGCTCGACCAGCGCCTGCTGCCGCTTGAGCAGCTCTGGCTGACGTGCAGCAGCGTCGAGGACGTGGCCGAGGCGATTGGTGACATGGCCGTGCGCGGCGCGCCGGCCATCGGCATCTGCGCTGCCTACGGGCTGGTACTGGCGTTGCGCCAGCGCCTGGCCGAGGGCGGCGACTGGGAAGAGTCGCTGGAAGAAGACTTCCTGATCCTGGGCGAGGCCCGGCCGACCCCGGCCAACCTGTTCTGGGCGCTCAACCGCATGCGCGAGCGCCTGCAGCGGCTGCGCCCGGGCGAGGACGTGCTGGCGGCCATGGAGGCGGAGGCCATCGCCATCCACCAGAGCGACCGCGAGGCCAACCTGACCATGGCCCAGTTCGGCGTCGAGCAGATCCGCAGGCACCAGGGCAGCGAGCAGGCCCTGCTCACCCATGGCAACGCCGGGGCCCTGGCCACTGGTGGCTTCGGCACCGCGCTGGGGGTGATTCGCGCGGCGACCCTGGAGGGCATGGTCGAGCAGGTCTATGCCTGTGAATCGCGGCCCTGGTTGCAAGGCTCGCGCTTGACCGCCTGGGAGCTGGCGGCCGATGGCGTGCCGGTGACCGTGGTCGCCGATGCCGCGGCCGGGCACCTGATGAAGACCAAGGGCATCACCTGGGTGGTGGTCGGTGCCGACTGCATTGCCGCCAATGGCGACGTGGCGGCGAAGATCGGCACCTACCAGATGGCGGTGGCGGCCATGCACCATGGCCTGCGCTTCATGGTGGTGGCGCCGAGCACCAGCATCGACCTGAACCTGGCCAGCGGCGAGGAGATTCCCCTGGAGGTGCGAGGTGTCGAGGAGCTGCTGGAGGTGGACGGCATCCAGGTGACGGCGGACGTCGAGGCCTACAACCCGGTGGTGGATGTCACCCCGGCCGACCTGATCGACGTGATCGTCACCGAAAAGGGCATCGTCGAGCGGCCGGATGCGGCGAAAATCGCCCAGTTGATGTGCCGCAAGCGCCTGCATTGA